From the genome of Primulina eburnea isolate SZY01 chromosome 12, ASM2296580v1, whole genome shotgun sequence, one region includes:
- the LOC140806798 gene encoding uncharacterized protein, with protein MKEVENHLRLLEVPQRIRVEVITPFLVDKAAKWWEGVSPAMLEAGPITWQRFREAFLRQYFPTAVRVQKLSEFESLVQEPNMTVVEYSSKFHSLGTYSPTIMGDEALKMHRFKKGLNSRIQSALAVIEPNSFDELMGAAIRAENDIKRREGENKLKRPQSSQYQAGQQFKRPRITKKEENLHLYDVLEVEY; from the exons ATGAAAGAGGTGGAAAATCATCTTCGACTACTTGAGGTTCCCCAAAGGATCAGAGTAGAGGTGATTACACCTTTTCTTGTCGATAAAGCTgccaaatggtgggaaggagtctcaCCAGCTATGTTAGAGGCGGGACCTATCACTTGGCAAAGGTTCCGAGAGGCATTCTTGAGGCAATACTTTCCGACAGCAGTTCGAGTGCAgaagctgtcagaatttgaaagtTTGGTTCAAGAACCAAACATGACTGTGGTGGAGTATTCATCTAAGTTTCACTCATTGGGAACTTACTCCCCAACCATCATGGGAGACGAAGCCTTGAAGATGCAtcgcttcaagaagggattgaacagcCGTATTCAATCTGCCCTTGCCGTGATCGAGCCCAATAGTTTTGATGAATTAATGGGAGCCGCCATCAGAGCTGAGAATGACATCAAGAGGCGTGAAGGcgagaacaaactcaaacgtcctCAGTCAAGCCAGTACCAAGCGGGCCAGCAATTCAAGAGGCCTAG GATAACtaaaaaggaagaaaacttacacctatatgatgttcttgaggtGGAGTACTAA